TGCTGTTTGGTGCTGCAGAGGCAGTATTGGGAAGAGGGTATCCATCCTTTTTCCGAAGCCGTACTGAAAGTTCAAAAAGAATCTTTGTCATCCATTATTAAACCATCGTCAGTAATGGCCAGCGAACCAGACCTGATTCCGGGTATCTACATCTATTGCGATCGCTGGTGCGAGCGTTGTGCATTTACCTCGCGCTGTCTTCAGTTTCGTCTTGAGGCGGAAGAACGGGAGGGCGTGGAGGCCTTGCAGAATTTTGACGCATTGAATCTGCAGTTCTGGGAGGAGATGGGAGAAGCGCTGGTGCAGGCTATGCGTCTTATCCGTGAAATTGCCGTCAGAGAGGGTCTTGAATCTGCTGATCTGCAAAAGGAAACCGTTCACTCTGAACCACCCGAAACGTTCCAGCATGATGCTCGAGAGCACCCCTGTGCGAGCGCTGCCCTTCTCTACGCCGGAATGGTTAATGAATGGTTTGCTATTGCTGATGAACTTCCCGATACGGAAGAATCTTTGCTGATCCATCCACCGCCATCTCTTGAAGAACCGATCCAGGTTATCCGGCATTACCAGTATTTTATTTACCCTAAACTTGTTCGTGCTGTTGAAGGGCGCCTCAGCGGAGAGGCTTCATCAGAGAGTGAGATGGAGGCTGACGGATGTGGTACAGCCAAAGTTGCCTTGATTGCCATTGATCGTTCTCTTGCCGCATGGAGTCTGATTTATGGGGAGTATCCTTCCGAAGAGGACAGCACGTTATCAATTCTGGTGCATCTTGACCGATTGCGCCGTTCAGTCGAAGTCCTCTTTCCCGCAGCGCGGGCCTTTATCCGACCGGGATTCGATGCATAGATGTTCCGGAGATTTTTTTCTGAACAAAACCTTTATCCCAGCTTATATGCTTCATACCAACGAACAACATCTTGTAGAATTTCTGCTCCAATGTCAGCCGGGACAGCCCAGAACCCGAGGCAATTGGGAGGTTGACCATCAGGGCAGGCCCTTTCTTCTTCCCTCCATCGGAGGCATTACCCTGAATGTTCAGGTTGGCGACCCTGCATTCGGCTGGCAAGGCGATCATATTGAGCCGGGCGTCAGTTGCACCGCAGATACGCAAAAACCTTTCGAGCATCCCAATGTTGGCCTGCAGATGTACTCCTGTGCGGGAAATATCGCTACCATCGCTACCGGGGAGGCCAAAGGCTCAACAGGACGTGTGATCGGTCATCATGGGGGATCGGAGCATGTGATTGTCGATTTTGAACGCGAGGCCAAAGAGAAGCTGCTCTACACCGACACCATCATCATTCGTGCCAAAGGGCAGGGGCTGAAGCTGATGGATTATCCTGATATTACTCTTTTTAATCTCGATCCAGCCTTGCTTCATGCCATGAAGATTCGGGAAGCTGAAGGCTGTGTGCTTGAAGTGCCCGTCACCACTCTGGTGCCTGCAGTCTGCATGGGATCGGGTATTGGTTCTGCCCATGTGGCAAAAGGGGACTACGATATCATGACCAGTGATGCGGAAACCGTTAAAGAGTACGGAATTGACAAGATTCGACTCGGCGATTTTGTTGCTCTGCAGGATCACGATAATCGTTTCGGCAGGGCATACCGGAAAGGTGCGATCACGATTGGTATTGTCGTGCACAGCGACTGTCTTGAAGCTGGTCATGGGCCGGGAGTCACCACTCTTATGACCTCCGCCTCGCCGTTGATCAGGCCAGTTCTGGATCCGAAAGCCAATATCGCTGACCTGTTTGGTATTGGTACGATTTTCGCAAGGGGATGAATCCGTGACGTTTCATCCCTGGTTTCGTTGTGCTTGTCCCCGGCTCCTGTGGTTGCCGGTATTGCACAGATTGAAGCGGCATTGGGACTGAACATTTGTTAGCGGTATTCAGTAATTCTGCAGGTCGTTGCTCTGTGGCATTATGATTATTCGCTTTATAATGTTGTTTTTTTTAAATAAAAACTTAACTTATAAGTGAAGTTTTTATTTGGGTTGCTGTTCCTGGATCAAGGTTGATCGTAAGCGTAGCTTGAAATGATTGTAGTTGTGCCATTATTGGTCGAATGGATTCAAGCAATTCACATTAAAGTGCCTGTCGTGTGTCAGGGGTTTGTTGCGTTTTTTTACCAATAAGGTTATGTGGTTTTAACGGTGCAATGACTTGTGATGTGCTATAATGTGAGCTGTAGCGTGCGGGAATGAATCAGAAATGAAGGTTTGTATATTTAATGTTGGTATACTATACTGAGTGTCGTGTGTGCCGGTTTGGTGCATTTTTTTTGAAAAAAGATAAATAGATATTGTAATCATGCCTGTAACAAAGAACGAAGAGCCGACTTTGACCCACAACGGTAAAACGTACAACGTTTCAGAATTGTCTGAAACAGCACAAAAACAATTGATGAACGTTAAGATTGCTGATAATGAAATCCGGCGTCTGCAAATGCAGTTGGCGATTGCCCAGACGGCTCATAATGCCTATCAGCAGGCGTTGATTGAAGCACTTCCTTCGCAGGAGTGAGACTGGTCTGCTCCTAAAGGTTTTTTCTGCAGCCATCTGAAGCTCATTCAAACAGCTACAGGTGGGCTGCAGGTATGTACCTTTGCTCTTGGTTATGTTTATTTTTGACAAAACAGATTGTGAATGATTATGCATGCAAGGATGAACTGATGTGAAACAAAATAAAGAAAAATCTCCCTTGCGTGAGGCTCTTGCTTCGCTCATTCCCTTTCTTAAACGGGCCTTTTATTTCAGTCTCGTTGTTAATGTGCTGGTGCTTGCTCCGAGTGCCTACATGATGGAGGTGTATGATCGTGTCGTGAACAGTCGCAGTCATACAACATTGCTGATGCTTACGCTTCTGGTAGTAGGCGCCTATCTGCTGCTTGAGGCACTGGAATGGGTACGCCGCCAGGTGATGCACGATGCTGGTATGAAGCTCGACAAGGGATTGCGTGAACAAGTGTTTGGCGCCGTTTTTATGGCAAGGATTCAGAACATTCCTGGAGTGGGTGCCCAGGCGCTGCGTGATCTCAAGACCCTTCGTGAATTTTTGCCCTCTCCCGGTTTTCTTGCCTTTATTGATACTCCTCTTGCCTTGCTGGTGCTGGTAATTATTTTTCTCATGGCGCCAGCTCTCGGCTGGTTTGCTGTGGCTGGTGCTCTGGTGCAGTTTATGATTGGAGTGATTAATGAACGCCGTATCCGCGAACCGCTTTTGGCGGCTAACCGAAATGCGATGCGCGCTCAGACCTATGCGGATGGGGTAATTCGTAACGCCCAGGTTATAGAATCGATGGGAATGCTTGGTCATATCCATAAACGATGGATGGAGCGTCAACAAGAGTTTCTCTGGCAACAGGCAGAAGCATCCGACCATGCGGGAACAAATTCAGCCCTTTCGAAGCTGGTGCAAAGTCTTTTGACCTCTCTTTTGCTTGGCATGGGTTGCTGGCTGACACTGAAAGGGGAGTTGCATGGATCCGGTATGATTGTTGCATCCATTCTTGGTGGAAGGGTGCTCGCACCGCTTGTTCAGGTTATCGGTAGCTGGCGTCAGGTGGAAGGCGCCCTTGAGTCGTTCAGCCGTCTGGAGGGCTTGCTGAAGGAGTTTCCCCTTCAGGAAAAGGGGATGTCACTGCCGGAACCGACTGGTTTTCTTGCAGTTGAGGGCGTTATAGCAGGTGCTCCCAGAAGCCCGGTGCAGATTCTCAAGGGGGTAAGTTTCAGAGTTGCCCCGGGAGGGTCGCTGGCGATTGTCGGTCCATCGGCTTCAGGCAAGACCACCCTTGCAAGGCTTCTGGTTGGTGTGTGGCCGGCCATGCAGGGTAAGGTGCGCCTTGACGGAAATGATATCTATCAGTGGGACAAGGAGGAACTTGGGCAGTATATTGGCTATTTACCCCAGAATGTTGAGTTGTTCGAAGGTACCATTGCTGAAAATGTTGCTCGTTTCGGGGATCCTGATGATGAAAAAGTGCATGAAGCATGTCGTATGGTGGGGCTTTCGGATTTTATTGAAACGCTTCCGAAGAGGTTCGACACGCAGATAGGCGATGATGGTTCGTTTCTTTCCGGCGGTGAGCGGCAGCGCGTTGCTCTGGCCAGAGCAGTATACGGAATGCCGAAGTTTGTGGTGCTTGATGAACCGAATGCAAGTCTTGACGAAGCTGGAGATGCAGCGTTGCTCAATGCGGTAAAATTGTTGAGGGCACGGGGCACGACGGTGATTGTCATTACGCATCGCTTAAATATTCTGGGGGCAATAGAGCATATGCTCGTACTGGTTGACGGGCAGGTACAGCGCTTCGGTACTTGTCAGGAGGTAATGGAGGCTCTTCAGTCGCAATCAGCGGCCCAGCAGCAGCCTCTGAAACCAAAGCCTCAGGGCTAACTCTTATATGCAAACAGACCCTTTATGAAACCTGAATTTTTTAATCGCAGTGCATTATCCCGTCAGCTCTGGGAGTTTCGACGAGAGTTTATGTGGGTTGGTATTTTCAGTATGATTGCCAATATCCTGATGCTGACCCCCACCATCTATATGCTTCAGGTCTATGGTCGTGTCATGAAGAGCGGCAGTGAGCTGACGCTTCTTATGGTGACCTTTTTTCTGATCTTTTTTTATGCGGTTATGGCTTTTGCCGAGTGGCTTCGTTCGCGCCTTTTGGTACGGGCGGGGGTCAGGCTCGATGAAGCGCTCAATTCACTGGTTTTTAAGGCAAGCTTTGAAGCATACCTGAACCGTACCAAACACAATGTTGCAGAGGCCTTTTCGGATCTGACCAATATTCGCCAGTTTCTGACGGCCAATGGCATGATTGCCTTTTTCGATACTCCGTGGACGCCTGTTTATATTGCGGTAATCTTTTTTCTCAGTCCGTTTCTTGGTTATCTCTCTATCTTTTTTGCCTTTATTCAGCTTGGCGTGACCTGGCTCAGCAATCGGATGAGCATGAAGGAGATACAGATTGCGGCTGATGCAGGTAACAACAGTTACCGCTATGTGCAGAGCAAACTTCGAAATATTGAACCGATACATGCTATGGGTATGGCCGGGAACCTTCGTCAACGCTGGTTCATGTTGCATGACGCTTCGCTGGCCAAGGCAGAGGACTCTCTGGATCGTCAGCATCGCCAGCAGGCATTTGCCAAGTTTGTGCGTTACAGCATGCAGTCGATGACGCTTGGTGCGGGTGCTCTTATGGTTATTGAAGGAAAAATGTCAGCCGGTTCAATGATTGCTGCCAATGTGCTGATGTCGAGAGCTCTTCAGCCACTTGATCTGGTGGTTGCTACCTGGAAACCATTTGTTCAGGCTCGCACGGCCTTTGTTCGTTTGGAGAAACTCCTTGAGGATTTTCCGGAGCGTCATCCTGGAACCAAACATCAGGATCCTTTTGGTGAGATAAGGCTTGAAGGACTATCTGCTTCTGCCGAGGGACGTGAGGCCCCCATTCTTGATGATCTTACAGCAATGTTTCCTTCTGGCAAGGTGACCGTAGTACTTGGCCCATCTGGATCGGGAAAATCAACCTTGGCGCGCTGTATTGTCGGGATATGGCCCGATACAAAAGGGCGTGTTCTCATCGACGGTGAGCCGATTGAGAGCTGGGACAGGATGGAACTTGGGCCGCATATTGGTTATCTCCCGCAGGACATTGAGCTCTTTGATGGATCGATTGCTGACAATATTGCCCGTTTTGCTGAGGTTGATTCTCAAAAAGTGATCGAGGCAGCTAAGCGTACGGGTATTCATGAGATGATTTTGCGTTTTCCGCATGGTTACAATACGCAGATCGGTGATGCCGGAGGAATGCTGTCGGGTGGTCAGCGACAGCGTCTGGGCCTTGCCAGAGCGATGTATGGCAATCCAGCTCTTCTGGTGCTCGATGAACCAAACGCGAATCTTGATGATGCCGGTGAACGTTCATTGCTGGAGGCAGTCAAGGATTTGAGAAAAGCTGGTAAAACAGTTATTCTTGTAACGCATCGGCCCACTGTTCTTGCTGCTGCAGATTTGATTGTTTTGATGCAGAATGGAAAAATTGTTCGTTGTGGAGCCCGTGATGAAGTTTTATCGGCTTTACGTGCAGGGAGCGCCCGGCCAGCTTCGGGTACCCCGGGCTGATTTCGGCTTTTGAAAAATGTTTAAACGATAGCAATGAGTATTCGTGATATAATGGCAAAGGTGAAGCTTGCTCCAGACGAGAAGGAGACAGGTAACAAGGGTGAGGAGTATCGTGATACCCGCGGTCCCGTAAAGCTCGGCATATGGATATTACTTATCGGATTTGGCAGCTTTCTGCTTTGGGCTGCCTTTGCCCCGCTTGA
The DNA window shown above is from Pelodictyon phaeoclathratiforme BU-1 and carries:
- a CDS encoding DUF4438 domain-containing protein produces the protein MLHTNEQHLVEFLLQCQPGQPRTRGNWEVDHQGRPFLLPSIGGITLNVQVGDPAFGWQGDHIEPGVSCTADTQKPFEHPNVGLQMYSCAGNIATIATGEAKGSTGRVIGHHGGSEHVIVDFEREAKEKLLYTDTIIIRAKGQGLKLMDYPDITLFNLDPALLHAMKIREAEGCVLEVPVTTLVPAVCMGSGIGSAHVAKGDYDIMTSDAETVKEYGIDKIRLGDFVALQDHDNRFGRAYRKGAITIGIVVHSDCLEAGHGPGVTTLMTSASPLIRPVLDPKANIADLFGIGTIFARG
- a CDS encoding DUF6447 family protein yields the protein MPVTKNEEPTLTHNGKTYNVSELSETAQKQLMNVKIADNEIRRLQMQLAIAQTAHNAYQQALIEALPSQE
- a CDS encoding type I secretion system permease/ATPase, whose product is MKQNKEKSPLREALASLIPFLKRAFYFSLVVNVLVLAPSAYMMEVYDRVVNSRSHTTLLMLTLLVVGAYLLLEALEWVRRQVMHDAGMKLDKGLREQVFGAVFMARIQNIPGVGAQALRDLKTLREFLPSPGFLAFIDTPLALLVLVIIFLMAPALGWFAVAGALVQFMIGVINERRIREPLLAANRNAMRAQTYADGVIRNAQVIESMGMLGHIHKRWMERQQEFLWQQAEASDHAGTNSALSKLVQSLLTSLLLGMGCWLTLKGELHGSGMIVASILGGRVLAPLVQVIGSWRQVEGALESFSRLEGLLKEFPLQEKGMSLPEPTGFLAVEGVIAGAPRSPVQILKGVSFRVAPGGSLAIVGPSASGKTTLARLLVGVWPAMQGKVRLDGNDIYQWDKEELGQYIGYLPQNVELFEGTIAENVARFGDPDDEKVHEACRMVGLSDFIETLPKRFDTQIGDDGSFLSGGERQRVALARAVYGMPKFVVLDEPNASLDEAGDAALLNAVKLLRARGTTVIVITHRLNILGAIEHMLVLVDGQVQRFGTCQEVMEALQSQSAAQQQPLKPKPQG
- a CDS encoding type I secretion system permease/ATPase; protein product: MKPEFFNRSALSRQLWEFRREFMWVGIFSMIANILMLTPTIYMLQVYGRVMKSGSELTLLMVTFFLIFFYAVMAFAEWLRSRLLVRAGVRLDEALNSLVFKASFEAYLNRTKHNVAEAFSDLTNIRQFLTANGMIAFFDTPWTPVYIAVIFFLSPFLGYLSIFFAFIQLGVTWLSNRMSMKEIQIAADAGNNSYRYVQSKLRNIEPIHAMGMAGNLRQRWFMLHDASLAKAEDSLDRQHRQQAFAKFVRYSMQSMTLGAGALMVIEGKMSAGSMIAANVLMSRALQPLDLVVATWKPFVQARTAFVRLEKLLEDFPERHPGTKHQDPFGEIRLEGLSASAEGREAPILDDLTAMFPSGKVTVVLGPSGSGKSTLARCIVGIWPDTKGRVLIDGEPIESWDRMELGPHIGYLPQDIELFDGSIADNIARFAEVDSQKVIEAAKRTGIHEMILRFPHGYNTQIGDAGGMLSGGQRQRLGLARAMYGNPALLVLDEPNANLDDAGERSLLEAVKDLRKAGKTVILVTHRPTVLAAADLIVLMQNGKIVRCGARDEVLSALRAGSARPASGTPG